One genomic segment of Pantoea sp. Aalb includes these proteins:
- the thiE gene encoding thiamine phosphate synthase has translation MMDDFPRTIDKLGLYPIVDSLEWMIRLLDLGVCTIQLRIKNRQDNEIENIVHDAIVLGKQYCARLFINDYWHLAIQYNAYGIHLGQQDLDLANLIEIQQAGLRLGISTHNKIELNRAIALRPSYISIGHIFPTITKNMPLKPQGIIGLKHHLVLLKNYNIPTVAIGGISLSCVPEILATGVGGIALVSAIIQSTDWRNTTLTLLKMIEKKDY, from the coding sequence ATGATGGATGATTTTCCAAGGACAATAGATAAATTAGGCTTATATCCAATTGTCGATAGTTTAGAATGGATGATACGTTTACTTGATCTAGGAGTATGCACTATACAATTACGTATCAAAAATCGTCAAGATAATGAAATTGAAAATATAGTGCACGATGCTATCGTTTTAGGTAAACAATATTGTGCTCGTTTGTTCATTAATGATTATTGGCATTTAGCCATACAATATAATGCTTATGGTATACATCTTGGACAACAAGATTTAGATCTTGCTAATCTAATTGAAATTCAACAAGCAGGCTTACGTTTAGGTATATCAACACATAATAAAATTGAATTAAATCGTGCAATAGCACTAAGACCTTCCTATATTTCAATAGGGCATATTTTTCCTACAATAACTAAAAATATGCCCTTAAAACCACAAGGTATAATTGGATTAAAACATCATTTGGTACTTTTAAAAAATTATAATATACCGACTGTTGCTATTGGCGGTATTTCATTATCTTGCGTGCCAGAAATATTAGCAACTGGAGTAGGTGGTATTGCTTTAGTAAGTGCTATTATCCAATCAACAGATTGGCGTAATACAACACTTACGTTATTAAAAATGATAGAAAAAAAAGATTATTAA
- the thiC gene encoding phosphomethylpyrimidine synthase ThiC, producing the protein MFTEKVSPREKYFRAKEFIDSLHGSYYPNSKRIWIIGSRADIRVPMREIQLNPTCIRDTKKKQQYEKNESIIVYDTAGAYGDQEAIINIRHGLMKLRTDWIIERCDSEIVHAFNFNNNQKKTLDNNIEHLLFENIPQIRCAKTGHRVTQLHYARKGIITPEMEFVALRENMGRERIHSEVLLQQHSGYNFGKQELPKNITAEFVRQEIANGRAIIPSNINHPESEPMIIGRNFLIKINANIGNSAISSSIEEEVEKLIWSTRWGADTVMDLSTGRYIHETREWILRNSPVPIGTVPIYQALEKVNGVIKNLNWDIFRDTLLEQAEQGVDYFTIHAGILLDYIPMTTKRLTGIVSRGGSIMAQWCMYHRKENFIYKNFLEICKICSSYDVSLSLGDGLRPGSIQDANDTAQFAELHTLGKLTKIAWKYDVQVMIEGPGHVPMHMIHRNMIEQIKYCHEAPFYTLGPLTTDIAPGYDHFTSGIGAAMIGWFGCAMLCYVTPKEHLGLPNKEDVKQGLITYKIAAHAADLAKGHPGAQIRDNAISKARFEFRWEDQFNLALDPNTARTYHDETLPQKSNKVATFCSMCGPKFCSMKITREVRKFFYRQEKKTKTIKKIDKSDK; encoded by the coding sequence ATGTTTACTGAAAAAGTTTCTCCACGCGAAAAATATTTTAGAGCCAAAGAATTTATTGATTCATTGCACGGATCTTATTATCCTAATTCAAAACGTATATGGATCATTGGTAGTCGTGCTGATATTCGTGTTCCTATGCGTGAAATTCAGCTCAACCCTACTTGTATAAGAGATACAAAAAAAAAACAACAATATGAAAAAAATGAATCGATAATAGTATACGACACTGCAGGAGCATATGGAGATCAAGAAGCAATAATTAATATACGTCATGGTTTAATGAAACTACGAACTGACTGGATTATTGAGCGCTGCGACAGTGAAATTGTTCATGCTTTTAATTTTAATAATAATCAAAAGAAAACATTAGATAACAATATAGAACACTTACTATTTGAAAATATTCCACAAATACGATGTGCTAAAACAGGACATCGCGTCACTCAACTTCATTATGCACGTAAAGGTATTATTACACCAGAAATGGAATTTGTTGCTCTCCGTGAAAATATGGGACGAGAACGGATCCATAGTGAGGTATTGCTACAACAACACTCTGGTTATAATTTCGGTAAACAAGAGTTACCAAAAAATATTACAGCAGAATTTGTACGTCAAGAAATAGCAAACGGACGAGCTATTATTCCATCTAATATCAATCATCCTGAATCAGAACCTATGATTATAGGACGTAATTTTTTAATAAAAATAAATGCCAACATTGGCAATTCAGCTATTAGTTCTTCTATTGAAGAGGAAGTCGAAAAACTTATATGGTCAACACGTTGGGGTGCTGACACTGTTATGGATCTTTCTACTGGTCGTTATATTCATGAAACTCGTGAATGGATTTTACGTAATAGTCCTGTTCCTATCGGTACAGTACCAATCTATCAAGCACTAGAAAAGGTAAATGGTGTTATAAAAAATCTTAACTGGGATATTTTTCGCGATACATTATTAGAACAAGCAGAGCAAGGAGTAGATTACTTTACTATTCATGCAGGAATATTATTAGATTATATCCCAATGACTACTAAACGACTCACAGGGATTGTATCACGTGGTGGTTCTATTATGGCTCAATGGTGTATGTACCATCGTAAAGAAAATTTTATATATAAAAATTTTCTTGAAATCTGTAAGATTTGTAGCTCTTATGATGTATCGTTATCTCTCGGTGATGGTTTACGTCCTGGTTCAATTCAAGATGCTAATGATACAGCTCAGTTTGCTGAACTTCATACGCTGGGTAAATTAACAAAAATAGCTTGGAAATATGATGTACAAGTAATGATTGAAGGACCAGGACATGTACCAATGCATATGATTCATCGTAACATGATTGAACAAATAAAATATTGTCATGAAGCACCATTTTATACTCTTGGCCCTTTAACTACTGATATTGCTCCTGGTTATGATCATTTTACTTCTGGTATTGGTGCAGCAATGATTGGATGGTTTGGATGTGCTATGTTATGCTACGTTACTCCTAAAGAACATCTTGGCTTACCAAATAAAGAAGATGTTAAACAAGGACTTATAACGTATAAAATTGCTGCTCATGCAGCTGATTTAGCTAAAGGTCATCCAGGTGCACAAATTAGAGATAACGCAATATCAAAAGCACGATTTGAGTTCCGTTGGGAAGATCAATTTAACTTAGCACTTGATCCAAATACTGCACGTACTTATCATGATGAAACATTACCACAAAAATCAAATAAAGTAGCTACATTTTGTTCAATGTGTGGTCCTAAGTTTTGCTCGATGAAAATTACACGGGAAGTACGTAAATTTTTTTATCGTCAAGAAAAGAAAACTAAGACTATTAAAAAAATAGATAAATCAGATAAATAG
- the hemE gene encoding uroporphyrinogen decarboxylase, whose amino-acid sequence MIQLKNDRYLRALLKKPVDITPVWMMRQAGRYLPEYKAIRNAAGGFMSLCKNAELACEVTLQPLRRYELDAAIIFSDILTIPDAMGLGLYFTTDEGPKFSNPINCRADVKKLFIPDPEHELNYVMNVVRTVRYNLKGKVPLIGFSGSPWTLATYMVEGGSSKSFKKIKKMMYNEPQILHLLLDKLAESVILYLNAQIKAGAQSIMIFDTWGGILTSDDYLEFSLYYMHKIVDNLLYENEGIRVPVTLFTKGGSQWLEKMANTGCDALSLDWTIDIKDARLRVGNKVALQGNMDPSMLYANSDRIEQEVANILKKFGSNNGHIFNLGHGIHNDISPENINDFIEAVHRLSRVYHLK is encoded by the coding sequence ATGATTCAATTGAAAAATGATCGTTATTTACGTGCTTTATTAAAAAAACCAGTAGATATTACCCCAGTATGGATGATGCGTCAGGCTGGTCGTTATTTACCAGAGTATAAAGCCATTCGTAATGCAGCAGGTGGATTTATGTCGTTATGTAAAAATGCTGAGTTAGCCTGTGAAGTGACATTACAACCCCTACGTCGTTATGAATTAGATGCAGCTATTATTTTTAGTGATATATTAACTATTCCAGATGCTATGGGCTTAGGATTATACTTTACGACTGATGAAGGACCAAAATTTTCCAATCCTATTAACTGTCGTGCTGATGTAAAAAAGTTATTCATACCAGATCCTGAACATGAACTTAATTATGTAATGAATGTAGTTCGTACTGTACGTTATAATCTTAAAGGAAAAGTACCTTTAATTGGATTTTCTGGTAGCCCATGGACATTAGCAACTTATATGGTGGAAGGCGGTAGTAGTAAATCATTTAAAAAAATCAAAAAAATGATGTACAATGAACCACAGATTCTACATTTATTATTAGATAAGTTAGCCGAAAGTGTGATTTTATATTTAAATGCTCAAATAAAAGCTGGTGCTCAATCAATTATGATATTTGATACTTGGGGTGGTATATTAACTTCAGATGATTATCTTGAATTTTCACTATATTATATGCATAAAATCGTTGATAATCTTTTATATGAGAATGAAGGAATTCGCGTACCAGTTACACTATTTACTAAAGGAGGTAGTCAGTGGCTAGAAAAAATGGCAAATACTGGCTGTGATGCACTTAGCTTAGATTGGACTATAGATATTAAAGATGCACGATTGCGGGTTGGAAATAAAGTAGCTTTACAAGGTAATATGGATCCCTCTATGTTATACGCAAATTCAGATCGTATTGAACAAGAAGTTGCTAATATTTTAAAAAAATTTGGATCAAATAATGGCCATATATTTAATCTTGGCCATGGTATTCATAATGATATTTCACCTGAAAATATTAATGATTTTATTGAAGCTGTACATCGTCTTTCACGAGTTTATCATTTAAAATAA
- a CDS encoding Rsd/AlgQ family anti-sigma factor: MLKLLSNLLNRVCGVNKKVVSILLLTRRQLLVKYYRLIGIKPNKNLLTILDETALDIFCYSLIDYLFISHFCVYEKIFSEMQNYVPRITSINNIYCLIENNTKDLMQLYDNYLQKPINENNYTSFQRSLSKTGELLESRFTLEDQLIKLVLNKYFSCHHKVNYKSKTISP, from the coding sequence ATGCTTAAGCTGTTAAGCAACTTACTAAATCGTGTATGTGGCGTTAATAAAAAAGTAGTGAGTATATTATTACTTACTCGTCGACAACTACTTGTAAAGTATTATAGATTAATAGGTATAAAACCTAATAAAAACCTTCTTACAATATTAGATGAAACAGCATTAGATATTTTTTGTTATAGTTTAATCGATTATCTTTTTATTAGTCATTTTTGTGTTTATGAAAAAATATTTAGTGAAATGCAGAATTATGTACCACGAATTACTTCTATTAATAATATTTATTGTTTAATAGAAAATAATACTAAAGATTTAATGCAATTATACGATAATTATTTACAGAAACCAATTAATGAAAATAATTATACATCATTTCAGAGATCATTATCTAAAACTGGAGAATTATTAGAATCGCGATTTACTTTAGAAGATCAGTTAATTAAACTTGTTCTAAATAAATATTTTTCTTGTCATCATAAAGTGAATTATAAAAGTAAAACTATTTCTCCATAA